The following proteins come from a genomic window of Mucinivorans hirudinis:
- a CDS encoding Mobile element protein, with the protein MGATQISLAERREMVEKNHPRLSLVQQCILLNICRSGIYYASKGRASADELAVKAEIDRTYTKMPFYGVERMTEHLRKKGFTISPKRVRRYFRDMCISAIYPKPNTTWHNKEHKIYPYLLRGLTIDRVNQVWSTDITYIPMNGGYMYLCAIIDWHSRFVLAWGISNTHDSEFCQELLKEAIARYGKPEIFNTDQGSELTAKEFVKILEENEIQISMDGKGRALDNIFVERLWRSVKYEYIYLSNPGSGKELYDGLTDYFRLYNTERLHQSLEYKTPSEVYMTAA; encoded by the coding sequence GTGGGAGCTACTCAAATCTCGTTAGCCGAGCGTAGAGAGATGGTAGAAAAGAATCATCCTCGGCTGAGTTTAGTTCAGCAGTGCATATTGCTAAACATTTGCCGCAGTGGCATATACTATGCGAGCAAAGGAAGAGCAAGTGCAGATGAGCTTGCTGTTAAAGCAGAGATAGACCGCACCTATACCAAAATGCCTTTCTATGGTGTCGAGCGGATGACTGAACACTTGCGAAAGAAGGGTTTTACGATAAGCCCTAAGCGAGTGCGTCGTTACTTTCGGGATATGTGCATCAGTGCTATCTACCCCAAGCCTAACACCACGTGGCATAATAAGGAGCATAAGATATACCCCTATCTATTGCGAGGATTAACTATTGACAGGGTAAATCAGGTTTGGAGTACCGACATCACCTATATCCCAATGAATGGAGGTTATATGTACCTGTGCGCCATCATTGATTGGCATTCGCGCTTTGTGTTGGCTTGGGGGATAAGCAATACTCACGATAGCGAGTTCTGCCAAGAGTTGCTCAAAGAGGCTATTGCCAGATACGGCAAGCCGGAGATATTCAACACCGACCAAGGGAGTGAGTTAACGGCCAAGGAGTTCGTTAAGATACTTGAAGAAAATGAGATACAGATAAGTATGGACGGTAAAGGTAGGGCTTTGGATAATATTTTTGTCGAAAGGTTGTGGCGCAGCGTAAAATATGAGTATATTTACCTGTCGAACCCCGGCAGCGGCAAAGAGTTATATGATGGCTTGACTGACTATTTTCGTCTTTACAACACCGAAAGGCTACATCAATCGCTTGAATACAAGACTCCGAGTGAGGTCTATATGACGGCGGCATAG
- a CDS encoding Conjugative transposon protein TraM, with product MTGSGCLAYGIFIPGSMEMSAIKEVAANMGAGLGSSINISQQSADDQLLTDLGKGAIQGTSQYIAKKMRIIKVHLKAGYNLMLYQQKN from the coding sequence GTGACTGGCAGCGGATGCTTAGCCTACGGCATTTTTATCCCCGGCTCGATGGAGATGAGTGCCATTAAAGAGGTTGCCGCCAATATGGGTGCAGGTCTCGGCAGCTCCATCAACATCTCGCAACAGAGTGCAGACGACCAACTGCTGACCGACCTCGGCAAAGGGGCGATACAAGGCACTTCGCAGTACATTGCCAAGAAGATGCGGATTATCAAAGTCCACCTCAAAGCAGGGTATAACCTGATGCTTTATCAACAGAAAAATTAA
- a CDS encoding Mobile element protein yields the protein MGATQIPLAERREMVEKNHPRLSLVQQCILLNICRSGIYYASKGRASADELAVKAEIDRTYTKMPFYGVERMTEHLRKKGFTISPKRVRRYFRDMCISAIYPKPNTTWHNKEHKIYPYLLRGLTIDRVNQVWSTDITYIPMNGGYMYLCAIIDWHSRFVLAWGISNTHDSEFCQELLKEAIARYGKPEIFNTDQGSEFTAKEFVKILEENEIQISMDGKGRALDNIFVERLWRSVKYEYIYLSNPGSGKELYDGLTDYFRLYNTERLHQSLEYKTPSEVYMTAA from the coding sequence GTGGGAGCTACTCAAATCCCGTTAGCCGAGCGTAGAGAGATGGTAGAAAAGAATCATCCTCGGCTGAGTTTAGTTCAGCAGTGCATATTGCTAAACATTTGCCGCAGTGGCATATACTATGCGAGCAAAGGAAGAGCAAGTGCAGATGAGCTTGCTGTTAAAGCAGAGATAGACCGCACCTATACCAAAATGCCTTTCTATGGTGTCGAGCGGATGACTGAACACTTGCGAAAGAAGGGTTTTACGATAAGCCCTAAGCGAGTGCGTCGTTACTTTCGGGATATGTGCATCAGTGCTATCTACCCCAAGCCTAACACCACGTGGCATAATAAGGAGCATAAGATATACCCCTATCTATTGCGAGGATTAACTATTGACAGGGTAAATCAGGTTTGGAGTACCGACATCACCTATATCCCAATGAATGGAGGTTATATGTACCTGTGCGCCATCATTGATTGGCATTCGCGCTTTGTGTTGGCTTGGGGGATAAGCAATACTCACGATAGCGAGTTCTGCCAAGAGTTGCTCAAAGAGGCTATTGCCAGATACGGCAAGCCGGAGATATTCAACACCGACCAAGGGAGTGAGTTCACGGCCAAGGAGTTCGTTAAGATACTTGAAGAAAATGAGATACAGATAAGTATGGACGGTAAAGGTAGGGCTTTGGATAATATTTTTGTCGAAAGGTTGTGGCGCAGCGTAAAATATGAGTATATTTACCTGTCGAACCCCGGCAGCGGCAAAGAGTTATATGATGGCTTGACTGACTATTTTCGTCTTTACAACACCGAAAGGCTACATCAATCGCTTGAATACAAGACTCCGAGTGAGGTCTATATGACGGCGGCATAG
- a CDS encoding Retron-type RNA-directed DNA polymerase, with protein sequence MKNVRDIMRNSEKVLNSLMGHSDNSAYKYNRLYRIMFNEEMYYVAYQNIYANQGNMTKGLDGRTADQMSLSRIENLIDTLKNETYQPHPSKRVYIPKKNGKKRPLGIPSFEDKLVQEVIRMVLEAIYEGYFEYSSHGFRPKRSCHTALSNIQNTFSGVKWFIEGDIKGFFDNINHQILINILKERVDDERFINLIRKFLNAGYVEDWTFHRTYSGTPQGGIISPILANIYLDKFDKYMKEYIQNFDCGKKRRLDTRSGTLTVRKGRLSTKLKIEKDPNVRKQLASSIREIEKERTKIPHGNEMDDRYRRLKYVRYADDFLIGITGSKADCIQLKKDISQYMENCLKLELSAEKTLITNAKEPAKFLGYDIFVRKSYDTKRDKNGILKRAFNGKVVLYITTDTIRQKLESYDAIQYTYPKGKEAWESKARKFLINYSLLDILDKYNAEIRGFYNYYSLANNSGYINSFYHIMEYSMYKTFSGKLESSVSKVINKFKINKEFAIPYNDEKGVTKYRKFYNEGFKRKKKCPKILYSDLLPSRYIQKEPSLIKRLQTRKCELCGANGEVVMFQVKNIKKLKGEKDWERLMMKKNRKTLVVCEHCNKRVHDN encoded by the coding sequence ATGAAAAATGTGAGAGACATTATGAGAAATTCGGAGAAAGTATTAAACAGTCTAATGGGACATAGCGATAATTCGGCTTATAAGTACAACCGTCTTTACCGTATCATGTTCAACGAAGAGATGTATTATGTTGCTTATCAGAACATATATGCAAATCAAGGGAATATGACTAAAGGGTTAGATGGAAGGACTGCTGACCAAATGAGTTTGTCTCGAATCGAAAATCTAATTGATACGCTCAAAAATGAGACGTACCAACCACACCCTTCAAAGAGGGTTTATATTCCAAAGAAAAACGGCAAAAAACGCCCACTTGGAATACCCTCTTTTGAAGACAAATTAGTGCAGGAAGTCATAAGAATGGTATTGGAAGCCATATATGAAGGATACTTTGAATATTCTTCTCATGGGTTTAGACCAAAAAGAAGTTGTCATACTGCATTGTCAAACATTCAAAACACATTCAGTGGTGTAAAATGGTTTATCGAAGGAGATATAAAAGGCTTCTTCGACAATATAAATCATCAAATATTGATAAATATACTGAAAGAAAGGGTTGATGATGAACGGTTTATAAATCTCATCAGAAAGTTCTTGAATGCGGGGTACGTCGAAGACTGGACATTTCATAGAACGTATAGTGGAACACCTCAAGGAGGTATCATTAGCCCAATATTGGCTAATATCTACCTTGACAAGTTCGACAAATACATGAAAGAGTATATCCAAAACTTCGATTGTGGAAAGAAAAGGAGATTAGATACGAGAAGCGGCACATTAACAGTGCGAAAAGGTCGGCTGTCTACAAAGCTTAAAATCGAAAAAGATCCGAATGTAAGAAAGCAATTAGCCTCTTCCATTCGAGAAATTGAGAAAGAAAGAACAAAAATTCCACATGGTAACGAAATGGATGATAGGTACAGACGATTAAAATACGTCAGATATGCTGATGACTTTCTAATTGGAATTACGGGTAGTAAAGCAGATTGTATCCAACTCAAAAAGGATATTTCTCAATATATGGAGAATTGTCTGAAATTGGAATTGTCCGCAGAAAAAACTCTGATAACCAATGCGAAAGAACCGGCAAAATTTCTGGGATACGACATCTTTGTGCGTAAATCATACGATACCAAAAGAGATAAGAATGGAATACTAAAGCGTGCGTTCAATGGTAAAGTCGTACTGTATATCACTACAGATACTATTAGGCAGAAATTAGAAAGCTATGATGCGATACAATACACCTACCCGAAAGGGAAGGAAGCATGGGAGTCAAAAGCAAGAAAATTTCTCATAAACTATAGTCTACTGGATATACTGGACAAATACAACGCAGAAATCAGAGGGTTCTACAATTACTACTCTTTAGCAAACAATAGTGGATACATAAATTCTTTCTACCACATTATGGAGTACAGTATGTATAAAACTTTCTCCGGTAAACTTGAAAGCTCTGTCAGTAAGGTAATAAACAAGTTCAAAATAAATAAAGAGTTTGCAATACCATATAATGATGAAAAAGGAGTAACTAAATATCGGAAATTCTATAATGAAGGATTCAAACGCAAGAAAAAGTGTCCAAAAATCCTTTACAGTGATTTACTGCCAAGCAGATACATTCAAAAGGAGCCCAGTCTAATAAAAAGACTGCAAACCCGCAAATGTGAACTCTGCGGAGCAAATGGTGAAGTCGTTATGTTCCAAGTCAAAAACATCAAGAAATTGAAAGGTGAAAAAGACTGGGAACGTTTAATGATGAAAAAGAACCGTAAAACTCTGGTAGTATGCGAGCACTGTAACAAGAGGGTACATGACAATTAG
- a CDS encoding Conjugative transposon protein TraO, protein MKRYLMILVALLALTAGQAHAQRYLPKMRGIELKGGFVDGVQKPTNYYFGAGLSTYTKNGNRWVLGAEYLSKEYAYKDIYIPKSQFTGEAGYYVKFLSDPSKTFFLSIGGSALTGYETSNWGEKMLFDGATLRNKDAFIYGGAITLELETYLTDRLVLLVNARERIMWGSSIGHFHTQFGVGLKFIIN, encoded by the coding sequence ATGAAGCGTTATCTAATGATTTTGGTTGCATTGCTTGCCCTGACCGCAGGGCAGGCACACGCCCAACGCTATCTCCCGAAAATGCGGGGGATAGAACTCAAAGGCGGTTTTGTGGACGGAGTTCAAAAACCTACCAATTACTACTTCGGAGCAGGACTTTCGACCTACACCAAAAACGGCAATCGCTGGGTATTGGGTGCGGAGTATCTCTCAAAGGAGTATGCCTACAAGGATATTTATATCCCTAAATCTCAGTTTACAGGCGAAGCAGGCTACTATGTCAAATTCCTATCTGACCCCTCGAAAACTTTCTTCTTGAGTATCGGGGGTTCAGCATTGACAGGTTACGAAACGAGTAATTGGGGCGAAAAAATGCTCTTTGACGGGGCAACACTCCGCAATAAAGATGCTTTTATCTATGGCGGAGCTATCACGCTGGAACTCGAAACCTATCTGACCGACCGTTTGGTGCTACTTGTAAACGCACGAGAGCGGATAATGTGGGGCAGCTCCATCGGGCATTTCCATACGCAATTTGGCGTAGGGCTGAAATTCATCATAAACTAA
- a CDS encoding Conjugative transposon protein TraN, translating to MRLCLPLKSIVKMKKVMLAIALMLGVIGAANAQETTGDLYHGLTKKVTFDRMIPPHGIEVTYDKTVHIIFPSAVRYVDLGSPNLIAGKADGAENVIRVKATVKNFRTETNFSVITESGSFYTFNVKYADEPLLLNIEMKDFIHDGSAVNRPNNALDIYLEELGSESPKLVHLIMKSIHKNDNREVKHIGSKSFGIQYLLKGLYTHNGLLYFHTQIRNTSNVPFDVDFIVFKIVDKKVAKRTAIQEQVIFPLRAYNYATRIAGNKDERTVFTMEKFTIPDDKQLVVELHEKSGGRHQSFIIENDDIVRARVINELKVK from the coding sequence ATGAGGCTATGCCTCCCACTAAAATCCATAGTAAAAATGAAAAAAGTAATGTTAGCTATTGCCCTGATGCTGGGCGTAATCGGTGCAGCCAATGCACAGGAGACAACAGGCGACCTCTATCACGGTCTGACCAAAAAGGTAACGTTTGACCGTATGATACCGCCTCACGGTATCGAGGTAACGTATGATAAGACGGTGCACATCATCTTCCCCTCGGCAGTTCGCTACGTCGATTTGGGTTCGCCTAACCTTATTGCAGGTAAGGCGGACGGAGCGGAGAATGTTATCCGTGTCAAGGCAACGGTTAAGAATTTCCGCACCGAAACCAACTTTTCGGTGATTACCGAGAGCGGCAGTTTTTACACATTCAATGTAAAATATGCCGATGAACCGCTGCTGCTAAACATTGAGATGAAAGACTTTATCCACGATGGCAGTGCGGTCAATCGCCCGAATAATGCTCTCGATATCTATCTGGAGGAGCTTGGCAGCGAATCGCCGAAACTCGTGCACCTGATTATGAAGTCAATCCACAAGAACGACAACCGAGAGGTAAAGCATATCGGCTCAAAGTCTTTTGGCATTCAGTATCTGCTGAAAGGGCTATACACCCACAACGGGCTGTTGTATTTTCATACACAAATCCGCAACACCTCCAACGTACCTTTCGATGTAGATTTCATTGTCTTTAAGATTGTTGACAAGAAAGTGGCGAAACGCACTGCCATTCAAGAACAAGTGATTTTCCCTCTCCGTGCCTACAACTATGCCACACGCATTGCAGGCAACAAAGATGAGCGAACCGTATTCACAATGGAGAAATTCACCATTCCGGACGACAAACAGTTGGTCGTGGAGCTTCACGAAAAGTCAGGCGGTCGTCATCAATCGTTCATCATCGAGAACGACGACATCGTGCGTGCACGAGTTATTAACGAACTCAAAGTGAAATAG
- a CDS encoding Conjugative transposon protein TraQ encodes MKIAFIILIATCVCGTIFSLTSCSDKLDIQQMYDFSLSTMPVQKRIVKGETAEIRCQLHKSGNYADAQFYIGYFQPDGKGELRNDEGLVFSPNDIYKLNKDTFRLYYTSHCTDQQQIDIYIWDNFGQRYDLSISFQDDSDKEE; translated from the coding sequence ATGAAAATTGCATTTATTATACTGATTGCCACCTGTGTTTGTGGCACTATCTTCTCGCTCACCTCGTGTAGCGACAAACTCGACATTCAGCAGATGTACGACTTCTCGCTCTCAACAATGCCCGTACAGAAACGTATCGTCAAAGGCGAAACAGCCGAAATCCGCTGCCAACTCCACAAGTCGGGCAACTATGCCGATGCACAATTCTACATCGGCTACTTCCAACCTGACGGTAAAGGCGAACTCCGCAACGATGAAGGCTTGGTCTTCTCTCCCAACGACATCTACAAGTTGAACAAAGATACCTTTCGGCTCTACTACACTTCCCACTGCACCGACCAACAACAGATAGACATCTACATTTGGGACAACTTCGGGCAGCGATATGACCTCTCTATTTCGTTTCAGGATGATTCTGACAAAGAGGAGTAA